One Tolypothrix bouteillei VB521301 DNA window includes the following coding sequences:
- a CDS encoding lysophospholipid acyltransferase family protein, whose translation MSRNREPFASLLLYYAFKWSVVSPMLRVYFRGRVYGAENVPQSGPLVVVSNHASNYDPPLVSNYMRRPVAYMAKEELFKIPILKQAIELYGAYPVSRGSADRTAIRAALKYLDEGWAVGVFLQGTRTPDGRITDPKRGAALIAAKAKAPLLPVCLWGTQAIEQKGAITPRPVPVTVRIGELINAPSSTDKEELEAITKQCAAAINTLHDLGR comes from the coding sequence ATGTCTCGAAACCGCGAACCATTTGCCAGTCTCTTACTTTACTACGCCTTTAAGTGGTCAGTTGTTAGCCCCATGCTCCGAGTCTACTTTCGAGGGCGAGTCTATGGTGCTGAAAACGTTCCTCAAAGCGGACCACTTGTGGTGGTAAGCAATCACGCCAGTAACTACGATCCGCCACTTGTTTCTAACTATATGCGCCGTCCTGTCGCTTACATGGCAAAGGAAGAACTTTTTAAAATCCCAATTTTAAAACAAGCTATTGAGTTGTATGGGGCTTATCCAGTCAGCCGGGGTAGTGCCGATCGCACTGCCATTCGCGCTGCCTTAAAATATTTGGATGAGGGGTGGGCTGTAGGCGTTTTTTTACAAGGCACTCGTACCCCTGATGGACGTATCACAGATCCAAAGCGAGGTGCTGCACTGATTGCTGCTAAGGCAAAAGCGCCTCTTTTACCTGTATGTTTGTGGGGTACTCAGGCTATTGAGCAAAAAGGAGCGATAACTCCTCGCCCGGTTCCAGTCACGGTAAGAATTGGCGAGTTAATTAATGCTCCTAGTTCAACTGATAAAGAAGAATTGGAAGCTATTACAAAACAGTGTGCAGCAGCAATTAATACCCTTCACGATTTAGGACGTTGA
- a CDS encoding AI-2E family transporter, protein MSGFDASDFWNRLNNLALVRFLLLVASGWAIVQLLGYFESVIVIFSFAAILAFLLSYPVQWLRHFLPHSIAVVVIFLLSLVVLSALTITVGLTVLSQGQQLIDSVTAFLNSLVPLVDRLEEFLRSRNLQIDLSAIEEQLRNQAISMLVTSLNIFQSFITNFVTFILIAVVAFFMLLDGEKLWQFIIKGVPPRRRDRFTRIIKRNFLGFFRGQLILTLFLTSCSFLVFLVLNVPFALILSVVVGLLDIIPGIGATLGVSVITLIVFSQSVWLALKVLVACIILQQIQDNLISPRIMQGALNLNPVVVFFALLVGAKVAGLLGIFISIPIAGVIVSLFEIDEMKSEV, encoded by the coding sequence ATGAGCGGTTTTGATGCCAGTGATTTTTGGAACCGCCTGAATAATCTGGCGCTAGTTCGTTTTTTACTTCTAGTAGCATCTGGCTGGGCAATTGTACAACTTCTGGGTTACTTTGAATCAGTCATTGTTATTTTCTCATTTGCTGCGATTCTAGCCTTTTTACTTAGCTATCCCGTACAATGGCTGAGGCATTTTTTACCTCATAGCATAGCAGTTGTTGTCATTTTCTTACTGAGTCTTGTTGTTCTGAGTGCTTTGACGATTACAGTTGGTTTAACTGTTTTATCTCAAGGACAACAATTAATTGATAGCGTCACTGCTTTTTTGAACTCTTTGGTCCCCTTAGTCGATCGCCTAGAGGAGTTTCTTCGCAGTCGGAATTTACAAATTGATTTAAGTGCTATAGAAGAACAGCTGCGAAACCAAGCTATATCCATGCTTGTTACAAGCTTGAATATTTTTCAAAGCTTCATTACTAACTTTGTAACTTTTATCTTAATTGCCGTTGTTGCTTTTTTTATGCTGCTTGACGGAGAAAAACTTTGGCAATTTATTATAAAAGGAGTACCGCCAAGAAGGCGAGATAGATTTACACGTATCATAAAACGTAATTTTTTAGGTTTTTTTCGCGGTCAGTTAATCTTGACATTGTTTCTGACATCTTGCTCTTTCCTTGTATTTCTAGTCCTTAATGTACCTTTTGCATTAATACTATCAGTTGTAGTTGGATTGCTTGATATTATACCTGGTATAGGAGCTACATTAGGAGTCAGTGTGATTACACTTATTGTCTTCTCTCAAAGTGTTTGGCTAGCTCTTAAAGTACTAGTTGCTTGTATTATTCTTCAACAAATACAAGATAACTTAATTTCACCTAGAATTATGCAAGGAGCGCTCAACCTAAACCCTGTTGTGGTATTTTTTGCTTTACTTGTAGGTGCTAAAGTTGCCGGATTGTTAGGAATTTTTATTTCTATTCCTATCGCTGGTGTTATAGTTTCTTTATTTGAAATTGATGAAATGAAGTCAGAGGTTTAG
- a CDS encoding YdcF family protein: MLLALPVMLWWGYKEMQSQFARPQAILVLGGSTSKLEREKFTADLARQNPHLPIWITGGSPPTITKRVFRKAGIDPKRLHLDYRAQNTVENFTTLVDDLEKRGIKSVYLVTSDYHMRRARVIGKIILGSRGINIKPVSVPSRTSPEPIEKSIRDGVRAIVWIATGYAGSEELQKYKQ; this comes from the coding sequence ATGCTATTAGCCCTACCAGTGATGCTTTGGTGGGGTTACAAAGAAATGCAAAGCCAATTTGCGCGACCCCAAGCTATTTTAGTGTTGGGTGGTTCAACATCAAAGTTAGAGCGAGAGAAATTTACAGCAGATCTGGCTCGCCAAAACCCACACTTACCTATTTGGATTACTGGAGGTAGCCCACCAACGATCACCAAAAGAGTATTTAGAAAAGCTGGAATCGATCCGAAGCGTTTGCATTTAGACTATAGGGCGCAAAATACAGTAGAAAACTTTACAACGCTTGTTGATGATTTAGAAAAAAGAGGGATTAAGAGCGTCTATCTCGTAACTTCAGACTACCACATGCGTCGCGCCCGTGTTATAGGCAAAATTATTTTAGGTAGTCGGGGCATTAATATTAAACCAGTGTCAGTTCCTTCTAGAACATCTCCCGAACCAATTGAAAAATCTATTCGCGATGGGGTAAGAGCAATTGTTTGGATAGCAACTGGTTATGCAGGGAGTGAAGAACTTCAAAAATACAAGCAGTGA
- a CDS encoding tocopherol cyclase family protein, protein MLTFLRNPYHSVQTPHSGYHWDGMSRRFFEGWYYRVTLPQEGQTFAFMYSIEDPKGNQPHSGGAAQILGPNDEYLWRTFPDTSKFWGSPQRLGLGHWGKTNRKTQPTYLHPEEFERDILEGYQATATLNQGFIKDPASGQYCRWQYEIQPIYGWGDRFSIQQSTAGWLSFLQIFEPGWQILMAHGLASGWIDWNGKRYEFTNAPAYGEKNWGGAFPQKWFWVNCNSFEGEPDLALTAGGGRRGVLWWMESVAMVGLHYQGKFYEFVPWNSQVSWNISPWGKWQIQAKNSRYEVEVIGTTNLPGTPLRAPTTDGLIFCCRDTMQGELNLELRDNNTEKGKTILRASTFLCGLEIGGRGWENSWQSR, encoded by the coding sequence ATGCTAACTTTTCTTAGAAATCCCTATCATTCCGTTCAAACACCCCACAGCGGTTACCACTGGGATGGTATGAGTCGCCGCTTCTTTGAAGGTTGGTATTATAGGGTCACTTTACCCCAAGAAGGCCAAACATTTGCTTTCATGTACTCAATAGAAGACCCAAAAGGCAATCAACCTCACAGTGGCGGTGCAGCACAAATTCTCGGTCCAAATGATGAGTACCTGTGGCGTACCTTTCCCGATACCAGTAAATTTTGGGGAAGTCCGCAGCGACTGGGCTTGGGACATTGGGGGAAAACAAACCGCAAGACCCAACCGACTTATCTACACCCTGAGGAATTTGAACGCGATATTTTAGAAGGCTACCAAGCAACAGCAACCCTAAACCAAGGATTTATCAAAGACCCTGCAAGCGGTCAATATTGCCGTTGGCAATATGAAATTCAACCCATCTACGGCTGGGGCGATCGCTTTAGTATTCAGCAATCCACTGCGGGTTGGCTGTCATTTCTACAAATTTTTGAGCCGGGATGGCAAATTTTAATGGCACATGGTTTAGCATCTGGTTGGATTGATTGGAATGGTAAACGTTATGAATTTACCAATGCTCCAGCCTACGGCGAGAAGAATTGGGGAGGCGCTTTCCCGCAAAAATGGTTTTGGGTAAACTGTAATAGCTTTGAAGGCGAACCAGATCTCGCCCTCACTGCAGGCGGAGGAAGGCGTGGTGTTTTGTGGTGGATGGAATCTGTAGCGATGGTAGGCTTGCACTATCAAGGGAAGTTTTACGAATTTGTACCTTGGAACTCCCAAGTCAGTTGGAATATCAGCCCTTGGGGAAAATGGCAAATTCAAGCAAAAAATTCCCGTTATGAAGTTGAGGTAATAGGGACTACCAATTTACCGGGCACTCCTCTACGTGCGCCAACAACTGATGGTTTAATCTTCTGCTGTCGGGACACAATGCAAGGCGAGTTAAATTTAGAACTGCGAGACAATAATACGGAAAAAGGAAAAACTATCCTGAGGGCAAGCACCTTCCTGTGTGGATTAGAGATAGGAGGTAGAGGCTGGGAAAACTCCTGGCAGTCCCGCTAA
- a CDS encoding DUF2288 domain-containing protein — protein MTNQDLRAELTENLDEAEWSWLIPHVQRDAVIVVAEGLDLLDVGVAIASDRVSEVQVWIDEALIAKPSATQVGEWNMQQEKRFNTLIVQPFVLVQEKIAA, from the coding sequence ATGACCAATCAAGATTTGAGAGCAGAGTTAACAGAAAATTTGGATGAAGCCGAGTGGTCATGGCTAATTCCTCACGTACAACGCGATGCAGTAATTGTCGTTGCAGAAGGACTTGACTTGTTAGATGTGGGAGTCGCAATAGCTAGCGATCGCGTTTCCGAAGTGCAAGTCTGGATTGATGAAGCCTTGATTGCTAAACCTTCTGCCACTCAGGTAGGAGAATGGAATATGCAACAAGAAAAACGATTTAATACTCTAATCGTACAACCATTTGTCCTGGTGCAAGAGAAGATAGCAGCATAG
- a CDS encoding DnaJ domain-containing protein: MSDRLDIKRAYDILGLTPDASPEDVKLAYRKLAKTWHPDRFSEAEQKQEAEEKIKRINQAYELLKFIKPSLAKASASRGGTSTGKTTIYSNRSDAETFYKWGMEQAQRKNYIEAIENFTQAIRLNPNYFEAYKYRGLACSKMGWENRAASDFRNAARLEREARKYQSAPPASKSPKNPSQPSSETSVFTSPWKCVRTLNHANWVLAIAISPDGQTFASGSSDNTIKIWHLNTGKVLHTLIGHHKWVRCLAFSPDSKTLVSGSDDCSVMIWEVATGKLLKTLKIHSTPIFSLVLSLDGQFIFSGGRDTTIKITHIAIEQLLHVLKGHSYSINSLAISPNGEVLASGSGDNSIKIWQIKSKKLLHTFNKHLGRVTCVAIASNGQILASGSYDKTIKLWDINTGKQNNSLTGHSDSVLSVAISPDSQQIASGSADRSVKFWQTDTGEHLYTIGHHSDSVNAVAFSPDGKTLISSSRDTTIKIWQS; this comes from the coding sequence ATGAGCGATCGCCTGGACATAAAGCGTGCTTATGATATTCTTGGCTTGACTCCTGATGCATCACCTGAGGATGTCAAGCTTGCTTACCGCAAACTGGCAAAAACTTGGCATCCCGATCGTTTTTCCGAAGCTGAGCAAAAGCAAGAGGCTGAGGAAAAAATTAAAAGAATCAACCAAGCTTATGAATTACTAAAGTTTATAAAACCAAGTTTGGCAAAAGCATCTGCTTCTAGGGGTGGAACTTCAACCGGAAAAACAACAATTTACTCCAATCGCTCCGATGCCGAAACTTTTTATAAATGGGGTATGGAACAAGCCCAAAGGAAAAATTATATTGAAGCAATAGAAAATTTTACGCAAGCAATCCGCCTCAATCCCAACTACTTTGAAGCTTATAAATATCGAGGGCTTGCCTGTTCAAAAATGGGTTGGGAAAATAGAGCTGCTTCTGATTTTAGAAATGCAGCCAGACTGGAACGAGAAGCAAGAAAATATCAATCCGCACCACCAGCTTCAAAATCTCCTAAGAATCCATCACAACCATCAAGTGAAACATCAGTATTCACTTCTCCTTGGAAATGCGTCCGTACACTCAATCATGCCAATTGGGTTTTGGCGATCGCAATTAGTCCTGATGGTCAAACTTTTGCTAGTGGAAGTAGTGATAACACGATTAAAATTTGGCATTTGAATACCGGAAAAGTGTTACATACTCTCATCGGTCATCATAAATGGGTAAGATGCCTTGCATTTAGTCCTGATAGCAAAACTTTAGTCAGTGGTAGCGATGACTGTAGTGTTATGATTTGGGAAGTAGCGACAGGGAAACTCCTCAAGACTCTCAAAATTCATTCAACCCCCATTTTTTCCCTGGTTTTAAGTCTGGATGGTCAATTTATCTTTAGCGGGGGTCGGGACACGACCATCAAAATAACACATATAGCTATAGAACAACTTCTACACGTTCTTAAGGGACATTCTTACTCTATCAATTCTCTAGCAATTAGCCCAAATGGAGAAGTTTTAGCAAGCGGAAGTGGTGACAATAGTATCAAAATTTGGCAGATAAAAAGTAAAAAACTTTTACACACTTTTAACAAACACTTGGGGAGAGTAACTTGTGTTGCGATCGCCTCTAACGGACAAATTTTAGCCAGTGGAAGTTATGACAAAACTATCAAGTTGTGGGATATAAATACAGGTAAGCAAAACAATTCCCTAACAGGACATAGTGATTCTGTTTTGTCTGTTGCTATCAGCCCTGATAGCCAGCAAATTGCCAGTGGTAGTGCGGATAGAAGTGTG